The Apium graveolens cultivar Ventura chromosome 11, ASM990537v1, whole genome shotgun sequence genome has a window encoding:
- the LOC141697133 gene encoding SUPPRESSOR OF ABI3-5 isoform X2, whose product MDPGRYARQQGWENNSASEGYGAVHDPNFRAGSYDDRRFVDDRYPRDNIYSRNSFHRERDNYPPPSSVGAWPPTRGRSYEDEYSIDKNPRRHEKPYVDSYQDLDSFHDLDRYSDINTIHEYDKLRDGYRGIDNYRDQGSDRSGRYRGRDREDYALDDYDYRPRISRQSREDSRERDYGRHSYDSDYDRGSRRDSNWRRPDSRDRDRDRSVLSRERDSSPNRTHERSRSRGHDDRLRSRSPRGRSYSRSHREDSYDDPRQERTDKQNDRDEKRQHDYNYVAPSATVVVKGLSQKTTEEDLYQILAEWGPLRHVRVIKERNSGTSRGFAFIDFPSLGAARAMMDRLGDDGLVVDSRKLFFEYSKPTGGAGGSSFGSDNASRSGHGSHRSTTVPSDWMCTICGCVNFARRTSCFQCNEARTDDAPPADMASLNHAPHGRRGDAGPTHVLVVRGLDENADEEMLRYEFSKHAPIKDLRVVRDKFTHVSKGYAFVHFHSVDDASKALEATSGTTLEKNGQILRVAYAKSIIGPGSGPSQSSSLAAAAIEAATFAQQYDAVGWAPKEYNPDDKQSTGGQEQSGELSVLRDSSAPQSGFVWDEASGYYYDASSGFYYDGNTGLYYDGNNGIWYTYDQHTQQYIPCTDQTDKTAGNGADLSKAADNSNNRKVVISAPAATVNSSEKPTSLPDAVQAAAAAALAAEKKEKEKQKEIRLASKSSILASKKKMSNVLTMWKQRSHEGQAPRLALDDKQNPSAEEKVNAMGSSSKGKPKIEAVTLKENTMNTSGFSTSAPVQSSALDSQERPKPNSSGGIIRGVIRGSGRGVVKSDTSYSGPPGITSTSLSASVGTVDSYSSASIDLSGTALPFRTDASALGSYTPPVAAGSSKRRFSEMPVQPASSQKEQNQTTYRDRAAERRSLYGSSAFGSNQYDPETGDSDRDPAFKRAVTDSMPFPPGVGGRGVADGNYNVQSYEVITAEKAIDESNVGNRMLRNMGWQEGLGLGKDGSGMVEPVQAQSVEKRAGLGSQPKKLDPSLEVQAGDSYRTLIQKKALARFREMS is encoded by the exons ATGGATCCCGGTCGCTATGCTCGTCAGCAAGGATGGGAAAATAACAGC GCTTCGGAAGGTTATGGTGCAGTACATGACCCAAACTTTCG GGCTGGTTCATATGATGATAGGAGGTTTGTAGATGACAGATATCCTAGAGATAACATTTACTCAAGAAATTCATTCCACCGCGAGAGAGATAATTATCCACCTCCATCTTCAGTTGGCGCCTGGCCTCCAACAAGAGGGAGAAGCTACGAGGACGAATATTCAATTGATAAGAACCCTAGGCGGCATGAAAAGCCATATGTTGACTCGTACCAAGACCTGGATTCATTTCATGATTTAGACAGGTACAGTGACATAAACACAATTCATGAATATGATAAATTACGGGATGGTTATCGCGGTATAGACAATTACCGAGATCAGGGGAGCGATAGGTCTGGGAGATATAGGGGACGTGATCGTGAAGATTATGCATTGGATGATTATGATTACAGACCTCGTATATCTCGTCAGAGCAGGGAAGATAGCCGTGAAAGAGACTATGGCAGGCATAGTTATGACTCTGATTATGATAGAGGTAGTAGAAGAGATAGTAACTGGAGAAGACCCGACTCTCGTGACCGTGATCGCGACAGAAGTGTTTTGAGTCGGGAGAGAGATTCCAGTCCAAACAGAACGCATGAGCGTTCTCGGTCTCGTGGTCATGATGACCGCTTAAGGTCAAGGTCTCCTCGAGGGCGAAGTTACAGTCGTAGTCATCGAGAAGATAGCTATGATGATCCTCGTCAGGAGAGGACTGATAAACAGAATGACCGTGATGAGAAACGACAACATGATTATAATTATGTG GCTCCATCTGCTACTGTGGTTGTAAAAGGTCTCTCACAGAAGACAACTGAGGAAGATTTATACCAGATCCTT GCTGAATGGGGTCCCCTTCGCCATGTTCGGGTTATCAAAGAGAGAAATTCTGGCACATCCCGTGGATTTGCTTTTATCGATTTTCCGTCCCTG GGTGCTGCACGTGCAATGATGGATCGGCTCGGAGATGATGGTCTTGTTGTGGACAGTAGGAAGCTGTTTTTTGAGTACAG CAAGCCAACCGGAGGAGCTGGTGGATCATCTTTTGGATCGGATAATGCATCAAGATCAGGTCATGGCAGCCATAGAAGTACTACAGTGCCGTCAGACTGGATGTGCACCATCTGTGGCTGTGTAAATTTTGCGCGTCGCACATCATGCTTTCAG TGTAATGAAGCAAGAACAGATGATGCTCCTCCAGCAGATATGGCTTCATTAAATCATGCTCCCCATGGTAGGAGAGGAGACGCAG GTCCTACCCATGTTCTTGTTGTTCGTGGATTGGATGAAAATGCTGATGAAGAAATGCTCCGCTATGAATTTTCCAAGCATGCTCCAATTAAG GATCTTCGGGTTGTCAGAGACAAATTTACTCATGTATCAAAGGGATATGCATTTGTTCATTTTCATTCG GTTGATGATGCTTCTAAAGCTCTTGAAGCCACCAGTGGAACAACTTTAGAGAAAAATGGTCAGATCCTCCGAGTAGCATATGCAAAGAGCATAATTGGGCCAGGATCAGGACCTTCACAGTCCAGCAGCCTTGCTGCTGCTGCAATTGAGGCTGCCACCTTTGCCCAACAG TATGATGCTGTTGGCTGGGCTCCTAAAGAATATAATCCCGATGACAAACAATCAACTGGCGGGCAGGAGCAATCTGGCGAGCTTTCAGTTCTGAGGGATTCTTCTGCTCCACAGTCTGGCTTTGTGTGGGATGAAGCATCTGGCTATTATTATGACGCTTCTTCTGGGTTCTATTATGATGGAAATACAG GTTTATACTATGATGGTAATAATGGTATTTGGTATACCTATGATCAACATACTCAGCAATATATTCCCTGCACTGATCAAACTGATAAAACTGCTGGAAATGGAGCTGATCTTTCCAAGGCTGCGGACAATTCTAACAATAGAAAAGTAGTTATCTCAGCCCCAGCTGCTACAGTAAATTCAAGTGAGAAACCGACTTCATTGCCAGATGCTGTCCAGGCTGCTGCAGCAGCAGCACTAGCTGCAGAgaagaaagagaaagagaagCAGAAAGAGATACGACTTGCTTCTAAAAGTAGCATTCTGGCTAGCAAGAAAAAGATGAGCAATGTTTTAACGATGTGGAAACAGAGGAGCCATGAAGGGCAAGCACCGCGTCTGGCTCTTGATGACAAGCAAAATCCATCGGCAGAAGAAAAGGTAAATGCTATGGGGTCATCAAGTAAAGGCAAGCCAAAAATAGAGGCAGTGACCTTAAAGGAGAACACAATGAATACTTCAGGATTTTCTACAAGCGCACCTGTTCAGTCTTCTGCTCTGGATTCTCAAGAGAGGCCTAAGCCTAATAGTTCAGGGGGTATTATCAGGGGAGTGATTAGAGGCTCTGGAAGAGGGGTGGTGAAATCTGATACTTCTTATTCAGGCCCACCAGGCATTACTTCAACATCTTTGTCCGCCTCCGTAGGTACTGTGGATTCATATTCATCTGCAAGTATCGATTTGTCTGGAACTGCATTACCTTTCCGAACAGATGCATCTGCATTGGGTTCTTATACTCCCCCAGTAGCTGCTGGGAGCAGTAAGAGGAGATTTTCTGAGATGCCAGTGCAGCCAGCTTCCTCACAAAAGGAACAGAATCAGACTACCTACAGAGATCGTGCAGCTGAGCGCAGGAGCTTATACGGCTCATCTGCTTTTGGAAGCAATCAATACGACCCCGAAACAGGGGACTCAG ATCGAGATCCAGCATTCAAAAGGGCTGTGACGGATTCAATGCCCTTCCCCCCTGGTGTTGGAGGACGTGGTGTTGCTGATGGCAATTACAATGTTCAGAGTTATGAGGTGATTACCGCTGAGAAAGCTATTGATGAAAGTAACGTTGGCAATAGGATGCTTCGGAACATGGGCTGGCAAGAAGGCTTG GGGTTGGGAAAGGATGGGAGCGGCATGGTTGAGCCTGTTCAAGCCCAGTCGGTTGAGAAAAGAGCAGGGTTAGGGAGTCAACCGAAGAAATTGGATCCTAGCCTCGAAGTTCAAGCTGGAGATAGCTATCGGACTCTTATACAGAAGAAAGCACTTGCTAGGTTTAGAGAAATGTCATAG
- the LOC141697133 gene encoding SUPPRESSOR OF ABI3-5 isoform X3 has translation MDPGRYARQQGWENNSASEGYGAVHDPNFRAGSYDDRRFVDDRYPRDNIYSRNSFHRERDNYPPPSSVGAWPPTRGRSYEDEYSIDKNPRRHEKPYVDSYQDLDSFHDLDRYSDINTIHEYDKLRDGYRGIDNYRDQGSDRSGRYRGRDREDYALDDYDYRPRISRQSREDSRERDYGRHSYDSDYDRGSRRDSNWRRPDSRDRDRDRSVLSRERDSSPNRTHERSRSRGHDDRLRSRSPRGRSYSRSHREDSYDDPRQERTDKQNDRDEKRQHDYNYVAPSATVVVKGLSQKTTEEDLYQILAEWGPLRHVRVIKERNSGTSRGFAFIDFPSLGAARAMMDRLGDDGLVVDSRKLFFEYSSKPTGGAGGSSFGSDNASRSGHGSHRSTTVPSDWMCTICGCVNFARRTSCFQCNEARTDDAPPADMASLNHAPHGPTHVLVVRGLDENADEEMLRYEFSKHAPIKDLRVVRDKFTHVSKGYAFVHFHSVDDASKALEATSGTTLEKNGQILRVAYAKSIIGPGSGPSQSSSLAAAAIEAATFAQQYDAVGWAPKEYNPDDKQSTGGQEQSGELSVLRDSSAPQSGFVWDEASGYYYDASSGFYYDGNTGLYYDGNNGIWYTYDQHTQQYIPCTDQTDKTAGNGADLSKAADNSNNRKVVISAPAATVNSSEKPTSLPDAVQAAAAAALAAEKKEKEKQKEIRLASKSSILASKKKMSNVLTMWKQRSHEGQAPRLALDDKQNPSAEEKVNAMGSSSKGKPKIEAVTLKENTMNTSGFSTSAPVQSSALDSQERPKPNSSGGIIRGVIRGSGRGVVKSDTSYSGPPGITSTSLSASVGTVDSYSSASIDLSGTALPFRTDASALGSYTPPVAAGSSKRRFSEMPVQPASSQKEQNQTTYRDRAAERRSLYGSSAFGSNQYDPETGDSDRDPAFKRAVTDSMPFPPGVGGRGVADGNYNVQSYEVITAEKAIDESNVGNRMLRNMGWQEGLGLGKDGSGMVEPVQAQSVEKRAGLGSQPKKLDPSLEVQAGDSYRTLIQKKALARFREMS, from the exons ATGGATCCCGGTCGCTATGCTCGTCAGCAAGGATGGGAAAATAACAGC GCTTCGGAAGGTTATGGTGCAGTACATGACCCAAACTTTCG GGCTGGTTCATATGATGATAGGAGGTTTGTAGATGACAGATATCCTAGAGATAACATTTACTCAAGAAATTCATTCCACCGCGAGAGAGATAATTATCCACCTCCATCTTCAGTTGGCGCCTGGCCTCCAACAAGAGGGAGAAGCTACGAGGACGAATATTCAATTGATAAGAACCCTAGGCGGCATGAAAAGCCATATGTTGACTCGTACCAAGACCTGGATTCATTTCATGATTTAGACAGGTACAGTGACATAAACACAATTCATGAATATGATAAATTACGGGATGGTTATCGCGGTATAGACAATTACCGAGATCAGGGGAGCGATAGGTCTGGGAGATATAGGGGACGTGATCGTGAAGATTATGCATTGGATGATTATGATTACAGACCTCGTATATCTCGTCAGAGCAGGGAAGATAGCCGTGAAAGAGACTATGGCAGGCATAGTTATGACTCTGATTATGATAGAGGTAGTAGAAGAGATAGTAACTGGAGAAGACCCGACTCTCGTGACCGTGATCGCGACAGAAGTGTTTTGAGTCGGGAGAGAGATTCCAGTCCAAACAGAACGCATGAGCGTTCTCGGTCTCGTGGTCATGATGACCGCTTAAGGTCAAGGTCTCCTCGAGGGCGAAGTTACAGTCGTAGTCATCGAGAAGATAGCTATGATGATCCTCGTCAGGAGAGGACTGATAAACAGAATGACCGTGATGAGAAACGACAACATGATTATAATTATGTG GCTCCATCTGCTACTGTGGTTGTAAAAGGTCTCTCACAGAAGACAACTGAGGAAGATTTATACCAGATCCTT GCTGAATGGGGTCCCCTTCGCCATGTTCGGGTTATCAAAGAGAGAAATTCTGGCACATCCCGTGGATTTGCTTTTATCGATTTTCCGTCCCTG GGTGCTGCACGTGCAATGATGGATCGGCTCGGAGATGATGGTCTTGTTGTGGACAGTAGGAAGCTGTTTTTTGAGTACAG TAGCAAGCCAACCGGAGGAGCTGGTGGATCATCTTTTGGATCGGATAATGCATCAAGATCAGGTCATGGCAGCCATAGAAGTACTACAGTGCCGTCAGACTGGATGTGCACCATCTGTGGCTGTGTAAATTTTGCGCGTCGCACATCATGCTTTCAG TGTAATGAAGCAAGAACAGATGATGCTCCTCCAGCAGATATGGCTTCATTAAATCATGCTCCCCATG GTCCTACCCATGTTCTTGTTGTTCGTGGATTGGATGAAAATGCTGATGAAGAAATGCTCCGCTATGAATTTTCCAAGCATGCTCCAATTAAG GATCTTCGGGTTGTCAGAGACAAATTTACTCATGTATCAAAGGGATATGCATTTGTTCATTTTCATTCG GTTGATGATGCTTCTAAAGCTCTTGAAGCCACCAGTGGAACAACTTTAGAGAAAAATGGTCAGATCCTCCGAGTAGCATATGCAAAGAGCATAATTGGGCCAGGATCAGGACCTTCACAGTCCAGCAGCCTTGCTGCTGCTGCAATTGAGGCTGCCACCTTTGCCCAACAG TATGATGCTGTTGGCTGGGCTCCTAAAGAATATAATCCCGATGACAAACAATCAACTGGCGGGCAGGAGCAATCTGGCGAGCTTTCAGTTCTGAGGGATTCTTCTGCTCCACAGTCTGGCTTTGTGTGGGATGAAGCATCTGGCTATTATTATGACGCTTCTTCTGGGTTCTATTATGATGGAAATACAG GTTTATACTATGATGGTAATAATGGTATTTGGTATACCTATGATCAACATACTCAGCAATATATTCCCTGCACTGATCAAACTGATAAAACTGCTGGAAATGGAGCTGATCTTTCCAAGGCTGCGGACAATTCTAACAATAGAAAAGTAGTTATCTCAGCCCCAGCTGCTACAGTAAATTCAAGTGAGAAACCGACTTCATTGCCAGATGCTGTCCAGGCTGCTGCAGCAGCAGCACTAGCTGCAGAgaagaaagagaaagagaagCAGAAAGAGATACGACTTGCTTCTAAAAGTAGCATTCTGGCTAGCAAGAAAAAGATGAGCAATGTTTTAACGATGTGGAAACAGAGGAGCCATGAAGGGCAAGCACCGCGTCTGGCTCTTGATGACAAGCAAAATCCATCGGCAGAAGAAAAGGTAAATGCTATGGGGTCATCAAGTAAAGGCAAGCCAAAAATAGAGGCAGTGACCTTAAAGGAGAACACAATGAATACTTCAGGATTTTCTACAAGCGCACCTGTTCAGTCTTCTGCTCTGGATTCTCAAGAGAGGCCTAAGCCTAATAGTTCAGGGGGTATTATCAGGGGAGTGATTAGAGGCTCTGGAAGAGGGGTGGTGAAATCTGATACTTCTTATTCAGGCCCACCAGGCATTACTTCAACATCTTTGTCCGCCTCCGTAGGTACTGTGGATTCATATTCATCTGCAAGTATCGATTTGTCTGGAACTGCATTACCTTTCCGAACAGATGCATCTGCATTGGGTTCTTATACTCCCCCAGTAGCTGCTGGGAGCAGTAAGAGGAGATTTTCTGAGATGCCAGTGCAGCCAGCTTCCTCACAAAAGGAACAGAATCAGACTACCTACAGAGATCGTGCAGCTGAGCGCAGGAGCTTATACGGCTCATCTGCTTTTGGAAGCAATCAATACGACCCCGAAACAGGGGACTCAG ATCGAGATCCAGCATTCAAAAGGGCTGTGACGGATTCAATGCCCTTCCCCCCTGGTGTTGGAGGACGTGGTGTTGCTGATGGCAATTACAATGTTCAGAGTTATGAGGTGATTACCGCTGAGAAAGCTATTGATGAAAGTAACGTTGGCAATAGGATGCTTCGGAACATGGGCTGGCAAGAAGGCTTG GGGTTGGGAAAGGATGGGAGCGGCATGGTTGAGCCTGTTCAAGCCCAGTCGGTTGAGAAAAGAGCAGGGTTAGGGAGTCAACCGAAGAAATTGGATCCTAGCCTCGAAGTTCAAGCTGGAGATAGCTATCGGACTCTTATACAGAAGAAAGCACTTGCTAGGTTTAGAGAAATGTCATAG
- the LOC141697133 gene encoding SUPPRESSOR OF ABI3-5 isoform X1, whose product MDPGRYARQQGWENNSASEGYGAVHDPNFRAGSYDDRRFVDDRYPRDNIYSRNSFHRERDNYPPPSSVGAWPPTRGRSYEDEYSIDKNPRRHEKPYVDSYQDLDSFHDLDRYSDINTIHEYDKLRDGYRGIDNYRDQGSDRSGRYRGRDREDYALDDYDYRPRISRQSREDSRERDYGRHSYDSDYDRGSRRDSNWRRPDSRDRDRDRSVLSRERDSSPNRTHERSRSRGHDDRLRSRSPRGRSYSRSHREDSYDDPRQERTDKQNDRDEKRQHDYNYVAPSATVVVKGLSQKTTEEDLYQILAEWGPLRHVRVIKERNSGTSRGFAFIDFPSLGAARAMMDRLGDDGLVVDSRKLFFEYSSKPTGGAGGSSFGSDNASRSGHGSHRSTTVPSDWMCTICGCVNFARRTSCFQCNEARTDDAPPADMASLNHAPHGRRGDAGPTHVLVVRGLDENADEEMLRYEFSKHAPIKDLRVVRDKFTHVSKGYAFVHFHSVDDASKALEATSGTTLEKNGQILRVAYAKSIIGPGSGPSQSSSLAAAAIEAATFAQQYDAVGWAPKEYNPDDKQSTGGQEQSGELSVLRDSSAPQSGFVWDEASGYYYDASSGFYYDGNTGLYYDGNNGIWYTYDQHTQQYIPCTDQTDKTAGNGADLSKAADNSNNRKVVISAPAATVNSSEKPTSLPDAVQAAAAAALAAEKKEKEKQKEIRLASKSSILASKKKMSNVLTMWKQRSHEGQAPRLALDDKQNPSAEEKVNAMGSSSKGKPKIEAVTLKENTMNTSGFSTSAPVQSSALDSQERPKPNSSGGIIRGVIRGSGRGVVKSDTSYSGPPGITSTSLSASVGTVDSYSSASIDLSGTALPFRTDASALGSYTPPVAAGSSKRRFSEMPVQPASSQKEQNQTTYRDRAAERRSLYGSSAFGSNQYDPETGDSDRDPAFKRAVTDSMPFPPGVGGRGVADGNYNVQSYEVITAEKAIDESNVGNRMLRNMGWQEGLGLGKDGSGMVEPVQAQSVEKRAGLGSQPKKLDPSLEVQAGDSYRTLIQKKALARFREMS is encoded by the exons ATGGATCCCGGTCGCTATGCTCGTCAGCAAGGATGGGAAAATAACAGC GCTTCGGAAGGTTATGGTGCAGTACATGACCCAAACTTTCG GGCTGGTTCATATGATGATAGGAGGTTTGTAGATGACAGATATCCTAGAGATAACATTTACTCAAGAAATTCATTCCACCGCGAGAGAGATAATTATCCACCTCCATCTTCAGTTGGCGCCTGGCCTCCAACAAGAGGGAGAAGCTACGAGGACGAATATTCAATTGATAAGAACCCTAGGCGGCATGAAAAGCCATATGTTGACTCGTACCAAGACCTGGATTCATTTCATGATTTAGACAGGTACAGTGACATAAACACAATTCATGAATATGATAAATTACGGGATGGTTATCGCGGTATAGACAATTACCGAGATCAGGGGAGCGATAGGTCTGGGAGATATAGGGGACGTGATCGTGAAGATTATGCATTGGATGATTATGATTACAGACCTCGTATATCTCGTCAGAGCAGGGAAGATAGCCGTGAAAGAGACTATGGCAGGCATAGTTATGACTCTGATTATGATAGAGGTAGTAGAAGAGATAGTAACTGGAGAAGACCCGACTCTCGTGACCGTGATCGCGACAGAAGTGTTTTGAGTCGGGAGAGAGATTCCAGTCCAAACAGAACGCATGAGCGTTCTCGGTCTCGTGGTCATGATGACCGCTTAAGGTCAAGGTCTCCTCGAGGGCGAAGTTACAGTCGTAGTCATCGAGAAGATAGCTATGATGATCCTCGTCAGGAGAGGACTGATAAACAGAATGACCGTGATGAGAAACGACAACATGATTATAATTATGTG GCTCCATCTGCTACTGTGGTTGTAAAAGGTCTCTCACAGAAGACAACTGAGGAAGATTTATACCAGATCCTT GCTGAATGGGGTCCCCTTCGCCATGTTCGGGTTATCAAAGAGAGAAATTCTGGCACATCCCGTGGATTTGCTTTTATCGATTTTCCGTCCCTG GGTGCTGCACGTGCAATGATGGATCGGCTCGGAGATGATGGTCTTGTTGTGGACAGTAGGAAGCTGTTTTTTGAGTACAG TAGCAAGCCAACCGGAGGAGCTGGTGGATCATCTTTTGGATCGGATAATGCATCAAGATCAGGTCATGGCAGCCATAGAAGTACTACAGTGCCGTCAGACTGGATGTGCACCATCTGTGGCTGTGTAAATTTTGCGCGTCGCACATCATGCTTTCAG TGTAATGAAGCAAGAACAGATGATGCTCCTCCAGCAGATATGGCTTCATTAAATCATGCTCCCCATGGTAGGAGAGGAGACGCAG GTCCTACCCATGTTCTTGTTGTTCGTGGATTGGATGAAAATGCTGATGAAGAAATGCTCCGCTATGAATTTTCCAAGCATGCTCCAATTAAG GATCTTCGGGTTGTCAGAGACAAATTTACTCATGTATCAAAGGGATATGCATTTGTTCATTTTCATTCG GTTGATGATGCTTCTAAAGCTCTTGAAGCCACCAGTGGAACAACTTTAGAGAAAAATGGTCAGATCCTCCGAGTAGCATATGCAAAGAGCATAATTGGGCCAGGATCAGGACCTTCACAGTCCAGCAGCCTTGCTGCTGCTGCAATTGAGGCTGCCACCTTTGCCCAACAG TATGATGCTGTTGGCTGGGCTCCTAAAGAATATAATCCCGATGACAAACAATCAACTGGCGGGCAGGAGCAATCTGGCGAGCTTTCAGTTCTGAGGGATTCTTCTGCTCCACAGTCTGGCTTTGTGTGGGATGAAGCATCTGGCTATTATTATGACGCTTCTTCTGGGTTCTATTATGATGGAAATACAG GTTTATACTATGATGGTAATAATGGTATTTGGTATACCTATGATCAACATACTCAGCAATATATTCCCTGCACTGATCAAACTGATAAAACTGCTGGAAATGGAGCTGATCTTTCCAAGGCTGCGGACAATTCTAACAATAGAAAAGTAGTTATCTCAGCCCCAGCTGCTACAGTAAATTCAAGTGAGAAACCGACTTCATTGCCAGATGCTGTCCAGGCTGCTGCAGCAGCAGCACTAGCTGCAGAgaagaaagagaaagagaagCAGAAAGAGATACGACTTGCTTCTAAAAGTAGCATTCTGGCTAGCAAGAAAAAGATGAGCAATGTTTTAACGATGTGGAAACAGAGGAGCCATGAAGGGCAAGCACCGCGTCTGGCTCTTGATGACAAGCAAAATCCATCGGCAGAAGAAAAGGTAAATGCTATGGGGTCATCAAGTAAAGGCAAGCCAAAAATAGAGGCAGTGACCTTAAAGGAGAACACAATGAATACTTCAGGATTTTCTACAAGCGCACCTGTTCAGTCTTCTGCTCTGGATTCTCAAGAGAGGCCTAAGCCTAATAGTTCAGGGGGTATTATCAGGGGAGTGATTAGAGGCTCTGGAAGAGGGGTGGTGAAATCTGATACTTCTTATTCAGGCCCACCAGGCATTACTTCAACATCTTTGTCCGCCTCCGTAGGTACTGTGGATTCATATTCATCTGCAAGTATCGATTTGTCTGGAACTGCATTACCTTTCCGAACAGATGCATCTGCATTGGGTTCTTATACTCCCCCAGTAGCTGCTGGGAGCAGTAAGAGGAGATTTTCTGAGATGCCAGTGCAGCCAGCTTCCTCACAAAAGGAACAGAATCAGACTACCTACAGAGATCGTGCAGCTGAGCGCAGGAGCTTATACGGCTCATCTGCTTTTGGAAGCAATCAATACGACCCCGAAACAGGGGACTCAG ATCGAGATCCAGCATTCAAAAGGGCTGTGACGGATTCAATGCCCTTCCCCCCTGGTGTTGGAGGACGTGGTGTTGCTGATGGCAATTACAATGTTCAGAGTTATGAGGTGATTACCGCTGAGAAAGCTATTGATGAAAGTAACGTTGGCAATAGGATGCTTCGGAACATGGGCTGGCAAGAAGGCTTG GGGTTGGGAAAGGATGGGAGCGGCATGGTTGAGCCTGTTCAAGCCCAGTCGGTTGAGAAAAGAGCAGGGTTAGGGAGTCAACCGAAGAAATTGGATCCTAGCCTCGAAGTTCAAGCTGGAGATAGCTATCGGACTCTTATACAGAAGAAAGCACTTGCTAGGTTTAGAGAAATGTCATAG